A single window of uncultured Methanospirillum sp. DNA harbors:
- a CDS encoding tetratricopeptide repeat protein produces MNRRITQIILLILLQIIITLVLVPATAESIQDATIWANKGKALAETKDYLGAMAAYDQALQLDAYYAEGWKLRGDALMALDRYAEAADSYDRALSIDKTNAEIVGKKGRALFMLGKYRDALDTYDRAVSLNPNVFLSLDGKADVLAALNRYSEADSMYDAALKIDPRSNATWNKKGLTLAKMFKNEEAAEAFNQSLTIFPGSAEVWNNMGSAYFNQGMMKEALKAFEQAISLDESYIPQKYGDTLTRLQQDKQAAAQEAQENSSGQPAILVPSEMKLPPPIFLINYLMIGVGILAILTLGAARVIKGKRKKQEIR; encoded by the coding sequence ATGAACCGGCGCATAACACAGATCATACTGCTCATTCTTCTGCAGATTATCATCACTCTTGTACTTGTACCCGCAACTGCAGAGAGCATACAGGATGCAACCATCTGGGCAAACAAAGGGAAGGCACTTGCAGAAACCAAAGATTATCTGGGCGCAATGGCGGCTTATGATCAGGCACTCCAACTCGATGCCTATTATGCCGAAGGGTGGAAACTCAGGGGTGACGCCCTTATGGCACTGGATCGGTATGCGGAGGCAGCAGATTCATACGATCGTGCGCTCAGCATCGACAAAACCAATGCAGAAATTGTCGGGAAAAAGGGACGCGCACTATTCATGCTTGGAAAATATCGTGATGCCCTCGATACGTATGATCGTGCAGTTTCGCTCAACCCGAATGTTTTTCTGAGTCTTGATGGGAAAGCAGATGTTCTGGCTGCCCTGAACCGGTACTCAGAGGCTGACTCGATGTACGATGCGGCCCTGAAGATAGATCCGCGAAGCAACGCCACCTGGAATAAAAAGGGCCTCACCCTTGCCAAGATGTTCAAGAACGAAGAGGCAGCAGAAGCATTCAACCAGTCTCTGACGATATTTCCGGGATCTGCAGAGGTCTGGAACAACATGGGAAGCGCCTACTTCAACCAGGGAATGATGAAAGAGGCGCTTAAGGCATTTGAGCAGGCGATATCCCTTGATGAGAGTTATATCCCCCAGAAATATGGTGATACGCTAACCCGGCTCCAGCAGGACAAGCAGGCTGCTGCCCAGGAGGCTCAGGAGAACAGTTCTGGACAGCCTGCCATCCTGGTGCCGTCGGAAATGAAACTGCCTCCCCCGATATTTCTGATAAATTACCTGATGATCGGGGTGGGCATCCTGGCAATTCTCACTCTCGGTGCTGCGAGAGTGATCAAGGGCAAAAGAAAGAAACAGGAGATCAGGTAG